TCCACAAAGCTGTCAACAGGAACCAAGCCATCATCTGAAGGTTGCATGCATATCGTGCCGCCTGTGATGATGATAAGCACCCTCGACTCGGGATAGGATGAAGGGGTCGTCTGCCCTGGGGTGATGGTTGGGGATCCCATTGCGGAAGATAATGTAGGTTCAAAGGTGAGTGAGGGAGGTGATTGATTTGGATTGTCTCGGCCGCTGTGTGAAAAACAGGTGGGATACGCCAAGCTGGACCGTTTTGATTTGGTGGCGCTGTGAAGCCAAGCCAAGCAGTTGATTATTCTCGATCAAACAAGTAAAGTAGGTGGTTTTTCCAAACAAGTCAGCAAAATAGTAAGTTGTATGGTATATTCTGTATAAATGACGATGGAATGGGTCGAGACTCAACAACCAACTACCGATTGTTTCCGGACAAAAGACGCTACAAATGAACCATGTCCCGTTTTCCTCGGGTTACCCAATGGATAAACTattacattttttttttcatttgccGCTTGCCATTTGCAAATTTGCCAATCGATTGACGAATCTGCTCGCAGCGCAAAAAATCTTCGCACATGACCTAGACTTTCAAGTTATGATGGGGTAATACATTGCTAATTTCTCCAGGTTCTTCTGGTCAGCCTCCATGAAATCTGTGGAGAGTCAGTCAGTTCACGGCGTGATGGTACCCGCAGACGCTTGCCGTCCGGCCTcgcttcttcctttttgtttttatttgtttaaTTTTGCTCCTTTCTTATCTCTCGATGTGCAAGTCCCATGTCTAGCTCTGGCCGTGCACCAGCTGATGATTGTTATCAGtcgtcgaaaaaaaaaaaaaaaaaaaaaaaacagaacctccggtgaagaaaggaaaataagGTTTGGGCTCCCCATGGGCTCCCGCaaacgacttttttttctcctagAGTTAGTGGCTACTCGCTCATGTTCACCTAGATGTTACTGTCATTTACAAGGCGCCTTACTCGGCAGGTAATAGGCAGTATACAGGCTCTTTCACGTTATGATTGCGAAGACTCGCttgatttttattttatttttacaaATTTTGCTCATCTTTCTATCCTTAACGAAAAGAGACCAAGCCGTGTTCATGATGCTAAAGCAGGTCTAACAAGGATGCCTAGGTGTAGATAGGTCAGGCAGGTGCCTAGATTGGACACTTAATATTATGTGTTTCCACTCAATGCTAGCAACTCCGGGCCTCGGTATTCGCGCAGTAGTTGGCGCGGATAGATGCCTTGTTCGGGCTCGCTCCTGCCGTTGGTAGCAAAATCGTGGCCGGTGCCGGAGAAGAAATTTCAAGGctcttggggggggggggggtggcTATGCTCTGCCTAGAGTTGTATGTACTTGGTAGATCTACTGTAAGGATACCTACTCATACTACAACAGGTACAACTCAACCTTGGTTTAAAGTAAAGCCCGGCCTTTCATGTGGGGCTAGCTTTATTATTAGGCGGTGAGGCATGCACGGTGACATCCGGCTGCCAAGACTCGCTGACAGAGGTGAGGTGCTGGACATGGACCACACTGGCAACGGACAACTGATACTACCGTAGTTTCTAGGTGTCTTATCCTTGCAACTACTGTTCTGTTGTTACCTGTACCGCACTCTGCAATTGAATTCTTGATTCTTGAAGGCTTTTGTTGTGGGTCTCCTTTCCAGAGAACAACCGGTTGTCCTCAAACGATTTCCCAACCCCAAAATTCACCGAAACAGCTGCTAAACAAAACCTGTCTGCCGGGCGTCCAATCAATTCGACACGGGCCATTCCGCAATAGGTAGAGCTTCTGATTTTCAGCCTCAATACCCATTTTTTAAATTGCTGCAATCACTGCTCAAACCCCAAATGGGGAAGGAAGTTGTCGAAACTGCTCAATAAAAACtcgggaaagaaaaagagacaaaacaaaacacaaGGCAACCATGTCTTCGACATCGACCCCAGCTGTGCCCGACGGCAGTACGGTAACTTATGAACAATTGCACGAAATACAAGAAGAATTTGAAGACGCCGAAGTGGAGCTTGGTAGGTGCAACATACCTGGCCAAACAATTTGCTTTGGTTCCTCTGGATCGACATATGCAAATCATCAAAAGCCTACCTAGAGTGCTGTAGCTATAGTCAGACCTGTGGAGCCAGAAACTATAATGATCGGGACTAGCTGCTGCCCGTGTCAAGACTGGAGTCACAGCTAACCGGTCTCGTCTATCTGTCCTAGTCCGTCAACATGTTCAGATCACCAGACCTATATTGGAGAAGCGAGCCAAGGCTATCGCGGCAATaccaaacttttggccaTTGGTGTTCGAACAGGCGCCTCAGGACATTGACGAATATATTCAGCCGACAGATGCAAATGTGCTCATGTCGTCACTCAAGTCGATTTCCGTTTCACATTTCGAGATCGACAATGAGGTAGAAGGTGGTGACCCGAGAAGCATCTCCATCAAATGGGAATTTGGTGAAAACGATTACTTTGAGGATCGCTTCCTCGAGAAGAAGTTCTGGTACCGACGTTCCAAGGACTCAAGCTGGTCCGGTCTGGTCAGCGAGCCCGTCGACATCAAATGGAAATCCGGAAAGGACCTGACACATGGGCTGCTTGCCATGGCAAGGCAAGTTTGGGATGAGGAGCAAAATCAAGGTGCATCGGCAAAGATCGACAAACCCGAGGGAATGACTCCATCACAAGAGGCCCTCAAGAAGAAGATTGAGAGTGCGGGTGGTGTTGGTGGGGTGAGCTTCTTTGCCTGGTTTGGTTATCGCGGTCGACATGTCACGGCCGAGGAGAACCGGCAATCGCAAGAAGAGAGACGTCTGAAGATGCAGGGAAAGATGCCTGAAGTGACAGCAACTGAGGACAAGGATGAAGACATGGACGAAGATGACCAAGATGCGCTAGAGGCTTTCCCTGGCGGTGATGAGCTTGCAGTTTGCATCGCGGACGATTTATGGCAGGATGCCATCAAATATTTCAGTAAGTCCTTGATGGCGATTTTTGACAAGTTCTTCTGGCTTCTGGCTTCTGGGATCTGTGATTGACGAACGACATTCATCTTTTAAAGTGCAAGCACAGGAAGATGATGGCAACGACAGCGGTGACGACTTTGAGTcagacgaggatgaggagggtGAAAATTCTCCAGCGCAGACCCCGGGCCAGCCACCAGCCAAAAAGCAGAAGAAGTAAACCATGCCGTATGGCGAACGGGATTGGCAACGTTCCCTCACGGCGGAAATATGAAGGGCCTGCGACTCATCTCTGCCTATCTCTAGTAGTTACGTACTCCAACGCATGCAGTATGTGTTACCAATAATCCACGGCATGGGCAGGGTAAGACTTGTTCCAAACGCAGCCAGTCCTGGAATGTGGgatgtttttcttcttttttcttcttttttcctacCAGTGCTTCCCCTGATGCGGAAGCATCTGGACATGGATTGGTACCTACGCGGAAGGGTATGAGACCACCTCTGCAAAAATGTCGCACACGGCGTTGCGCTTTTGATTCCGTCTAGTGGTGTTGTCTTTCAGATACCAAATGGAGCATATACAGCAAGCAGCCGATGCGTTGTTGTAAACGGACAAATCCCTCGAAGGGGTGACCTCGGCGCCAAGATATACTTTTTTAACACTCTTCTAATGCGCTGTACTGTACACATTGCTTGGTACAGTCGCCTGTCGCTCCACCAGCCGGGACCCCTTGCGGAAGCTAGGTTCGGGCGATCGTCACTGACACCATCACAAGCATATGATTTTCTGGGGCCGCCTCGGCGACCCGCGACGACCTATTTTCTATAAAAAGTTTGTTGTTGCTTCTTTGTCTCTCGTCGCATCGTTTGCTGCTTAATCGCTCCGGAGAGCGATTAAGACCAGGTTATCGAAAGCGCGAGGTGTGCACCATATTGTATAGATATCTCCGGTGGGTTGACTCCACGGCAGAGAGGCGCCGGTTACAAGAGTCCGACTCGCACCGTTTCATCTTGGCGCTTTGGTAGGGATACCCTTTCCCATGTTCCACCCTACCGCAACCCAAGACCCCACAGCATCAGGCTATCGACCTGACGTTTGCCCCCGTACAATGCTTGCTTGGTTGGCCAAGCCTTGCCCCTACATTCGTCCGCCCGTTTTGGGTTCCAGTCTTCATGTGCAACAGGATTGGAAGCGTCAGCCTCAACTGTGGAGGGTGTATGGTCGAACGATATCATGTGCCCCCCTGTGAAGAACCTGGTCGAGTTCTCGTTTGGATGCTGGGAATGAGGTGCAACTGGTCTAGCCCTTTGCTGGGTGTACGTGGTAGGCTGTGGGGGAGACGTACTCAAGTCAACTGTCGCCACTCTTTGAGGGCTTGAGTATtcgtctctttttctttttttttttctctctgaaTTGTCACCTTTGGTCGAGGCAGCTTGGTCCAGGTGCTCAActcatttttattttatttattttattttattttattttgtttttcttttcgtctAATACACAAGAACGTTGACGctcttgtttgtttttcaCAAAGTTTTCCCGCCCCTTCATCTGTCTTTtcggttttttttccccttgctATCTCCTTTCATTGGCCGGTCCTCCCAAAAGACGAGCGTTCCGTCCGTCCGTTCCTTTGACGCTGAATTTCTCTTCTTTCCGTCCCGGCGACAACGACGATAATCGATATAAGAAAAAAGGCGACACTGCATTGCTGGGCATTGTTCTGGATCTTTTGATTTTCTGATACTATAACTCGCCCCAACAAGTCTATGTTCCTCCTTCGATTTCCAGGAATATGATTTAAAGGGGTACAAGATCAActttgtcctttttttcgcAGCTGAGAGCCGAAGATTTATTTCCTCGTCTCGTCGTGTCGTCCGAAAACTCGGACCCGCCTATGCtacgtaccttacctatcccaaaaaaaaccccccgaaTATTAGACGACCATGATACTATTAAAaaaggcggcagcagcatgcTTGCTTCTGCAGCAGCTGCCTGGGGCTGTTTCATTAAATGTCAACTTTAATGATCCAAATTCAGTCAAATCTGCAGCCAGCACAGTTGCCTTTGGTATGATGAAGTATTACACTGGAAACAACACTGGAGACACACCGGGGAACTTGCCAGATCCCTACTTTTGTACGTGGTCAGCTCTCGTTTTCTTTGTTACTATTGCGAGTACTAACATGACCCTCAACACGTACAACAGGGTGGGAGGCTGGTGCCATGTTTGGCACAATGGTAGATTATTGGTTGCTCACCGGAGACGCTACTTACAACCCGGTGACGACACAGGCGCTACTACACCAAGTAGGAGACAACAAGGACTACATGCCAGTGAACCAGACGAGGACTTTGGGAAACGACGACCAGGGTTTTTGGGCGTTGGCTGCAATGTCCGCAGCCGAGAGCAGATACCCAGACCCCCCGCCCGGGCAACCACAATGGCTAGCCCTCGCGCAGGCTGTCTTCAACGAATATACTGCTCGTTGGGATATGAAGACCTGCGGTGGAGGCCTTCGCTGGCAGATATTTCAGTTCAACAACGGGTTCAACTACAAGAACTCCATCTCTAACGGAGCCTTCTTCAACCTGGCGGCCCGCCTTGCCCGTTTCACGGGCAACCAGACGTATGCGGAATGGGCGAACAAGATATGGGATTGGGAGCGGAGCACGAATCTCATGACGGAAAAGTTCGAAATTTATGACGGCGCCGTCGCAGACGGCGGCCAAGACTGCAAAAAGCCCGACATGGTGCAGTGGACCTACAACGCGGGCATCTTCATGCACGGCGCGGCGTTCATGTACAACTTGACCGAGTCGCCAAAGTGGAAGGAGAGGGTGAGCGGGCTGCTTGACCGGACCATGATCAGCTTCGTCCAAAATCAGGTTCTGGTCGAGCCTGGGTGCGAGTTCGTGGGCACGTGCAACAACGACCAGCGCAGTTTCAAGGGGTACCTGACGAGGTGGCTGGGCGGCACGTCGCAGCTGGCGCCCTTCACCTTCAACACGATCCAGCCGATCCTGCGGAACAACGCCGAggccgcggcggtggcgtGCTCGGGCAGCCCGGCGGCGGGCTTCTCGGGCAAGCCGGGAACAGCCTGCGGGTTCCGGTACAAGGCGGGCAAAGACTTTGACGGCATGGTGGGCGTGGGCGAGCAGATGAACGCCCTCAACGCGCTCATGTACACGCTCATCAGAAACAACACGAAGGAGGTGGTGCCCGTCACGTCGGACACGGGTGGAACCTCAAAGGGCGACCCCACCGCCGGCATCATCAAGGCCCCCGAAATTGGAGTCTTCCAGCCCATCACGACGGCTGGTCGGGTGGCGGCTGGCTTCTTGACAACAGGCACCATCCTCAGCTTGGTCGGTGCGTGCATCTTTGTGGTAACATGAGAAATGAAAACCATGGCAAAGACGCCGTCTTTCTTTCGTCatgttttcttctctctttttccttttctcttGTGTGTCCACTACATTGGGTCTCTATCGCGcacacacacaaacacacacacttttttttctttctttattGGATACCCAACATGGCGTTCAGACGGACGAAAGCCACGTTAAAAATATTTCCCTTGGGGTTTGACAGGCTCTCAGACAACACTTGTGTTTGAGGGCTCTGTAATGATAGGCGGGCAAAGTGGCTGCTTTCGATTTCGAAAAAAAGGCATCCATGGGTTTGCATAATATGTATCGGCGTTggggcttttctttttaagCAACCAGCTCTGGGAGTTGAGATGCATTGTTGGGTAGGGTAAAGGTATAAAGATAGATACCTTGATTCATGTACAGATATTTGTTAAAAAAACATATATGCAAGAATGCCTTAGTCCATGTCATAATGCTCATGCTGATGCTCATGCGATGCACATGCGTGAGGATCTTTGATTGACTTTTGTATCCCCAACATGGAGGATACATCCCCCGCCCCCACCCACAGCGCCGTGGGGATGAGGGGAGAGTAGTCTTCCATCCAAACCAACACAACCCCACTCCTCGACTTCCTGCTATACATACCTCGTACATACTACGTATTGGTGACAAAAGTTGAAGCAAGCCAGTAATGACTTTATGTGGATATATCGCATGTTCTAGCATGTCTCCCCCGCATCCCATGACTGAACTACTACGTATACTTCGGTGCATCCAAGGTACGAAGTAGACGTTCTTTCGGCATCGACTCCGCAAAAAgtaaccccccccccccaagaaGAACTCCCCGCATGTCAGAGTACTGTCGTTTATCAAATGCCCCCAAAGGGGTTCTCGTGCGTGCACCTCCTGCCATCAGATGCGGAGCGCCgtcttcggaaggccaaggGAAAGGAATTGTCCATCAGTATTTAGACAACCCAGGATCGTAAAGCTTCCACATGAAGATCTAAGTTTCCTTTTGCAGATCAACATAAAAGGTCAGGGCAAACACAACACAATACAAAAAAGCAGCCAGCCACTGCGGCCCCTCCCTTCCAACTCCTCACACCAACAATGTCTGCTAGACACTTTGTCAACGACCCAACCCACCTGGTCAACACGGCCCTGCACgccatcaccatcaccaaTCCCTCGGTAGCATGCGACGCCGAGAACAAGATAATCTACGTGCGGCCGGACTCGCGCCGCCCAAGACAGCCCGTCGCCATCATCTCCGGCGGCGGCTCCGGTCATGAACCGTCCTTTGGCGGCATGGTAGGCCGTGGCCTACTTTcggccgccgtggccggcaCAATATTCGCCAGCCCGTCCACCGAGCAGGTCCGCACCGCCATCACGTCGAGGGTAGAGGTCGGCGACAGGGCAGACGGGGGCGGCGTGCTCATCACCGTCATGAACTACACAGGCGACATACTCAACTTTGGCGTCGCAGCCGAAAAGGCGCGTGCGGCCGGCATCAACGTCGAGATGGTCGTCATCGGGGATGACGTTGGCGTCGGCCGTGCAAAGGGTGGTAAGGTCGGCCGTCGCGGCATCGCCGGCACCGTCCTGGTGGATAAGATCGCCGGTGCCCTGGCCGCGCGGGGCGCCAACCTGTCCGAGGTGACCCACGTCGCTCGTCTTGTCGCATCCAACGTTGCCAGTATCGGCGCCAGCCTCGAACACGTTCACGTCCCCGGCCGCAAGGCAGCAGACCAGGAGGACACCTTGGCCGAGGGCGAGGTCGAGATCGGCATGGGCATCCACAACGAACCTGGATCGGGTCGTGAGAAGGACCTTGAGCTGCCCGCGCTTGTGGAGCGGATGCTGGCGCAGCTGCTCGACCAGAAGGACGCTGACCGCGCGTATACGCAGGTCGGCAGCGGCGACAAGTTCGTCCTGCTAGTCAACAACCTCGGCGGTGTGAGCGTTTTGGAAATGGGCGGCATTACCGCAGAGGTGGCGAAGCAGCTAGGGACGACGTGGGCCATCAAGCCGGTGCGAGTTCTCGCCGGGACCTTTATGACCAGCCTCAACGGGCTGGGTTTTAGCATCTCACTGCTGAAGGTAGTTGATACTGGCAGTTCTGCAACAATGGTGCAGTTGTTGGACGACCCCTGCGAGGCCACTGGATGGTCTGCCCCTATCGCTACCGAGACATGGGACTCGCCGCCTACGGCAACCAAAGAGGGCAACTTGAAGGAGGAGAGAGATCTCAAGCCTACTGGGCTGAGGTTGGATGCCGCCGTTGCTCAAAACGCTATCACTGCAGCATTGGAAAATGTCATTGCCGTTGAGCCTGAGGTCACCAAGTACGACACGGTGGTTGGCGATGGCGACTGTGGTATTGGCTTGAGGAGGGGCGCTGAAGGTAGGTTCCGATTGTTTTTCCCGTTTCCCAGCCTTGAAAAGGACAAACTTTGAGCTCAGTGCTGACCATCTAAACTCAAAGCCGTACTCAAACACCTTGCGAGCAACCCACTAAGTGGCGATGCCGCGGTCGACGTGGCAAGCATAGTGCCGGTCGTGGAGAATCACATGGACGGCACATCTGGCGCTCTGTACTCCATCTTCCTAAATGCAATGCTCCGATCACTGCGCGACAACGCTCCTTCATCGGGCGAGTCGACAGCCTCCCCTGAGCTGTGGGCCAAAGTACTGAAGGAGAGCTGCAAGGCGCTCGGAAACTACTCGCAGGCACAAGTGGGCGACCGAACTCTGATCGATGCTCTCCACCCATTCGTAAACACGCTCGCAGAGACCGGCAATGTAGGCACTGCCGCCAGCGCAGCCCAAAAGGGAGCTGAAAGCACCAAGGGCATGAAGCCCAGCTTTGGCAGGTCGACATACGTGGGAGGAACCGGTTTCGAACAGGTACCCGACGCTGGAGCTTGGGGACTTGCTGCCTTCTTTAATGGGTTAGCAAGACAATCTTAAGGGGCATGTTTAATTGCAAGATTCAGGAGGCCTTTTTTGATATCATTTAATATGTCCAGTTAGTTGCAGTTACTCCAATGTTTATTGAGCAAGCTTTGCGTAAAACCTCCCGTGAAACAAGCATCGAGGCATCAAGGCTGTACTTAGCCACTTTTCAACGCCGTTTTCTGATAATGAAATGTGCTGCCTGTGCTAAACGTGAGAAGACCGGATTTTGCCCTGGTCATTCATAATCGCATCAAGATGAGAACAAGAAAGAATGTAGAAAGTTGTGAGTGCATTAGCTGAGAAGAACCAAGATGACCGAGTCTCCTCTTAAAAACCTAATTTTGGGAGGAGAATGTTAGCTAGAGACTCTCTTCTTTCAGACCTTGCAGAGAGGCAGcaattttcttttcctctatCTCCCACACTTGCACTCACATTTTGCTAATGAAGCGGTCCTTGTTTACGGGCCTTCCCTTCTTCCCGCTCGCCAACCTCGGCGTCTCCGTCCACATCTCCTTCACGTTCTCGAGCACCATATTGCAGTGCCTATCGAAAGCCTTGACGCGCGCAAGCAGCTTGCGGTTGTTCCGGATCGAGATGAGGACTTGGGTGTGGCTCCTCACGGCGGTCTGGAGGATCGAGAGTGGGCCGGCGCTGAACTCGTGCTCCTCTAGCTGCGCAATCTCGTATTCTCTGCAGCAGCAATTAAACAGTCAGAACAGGTTGCATTGCCAGCACGCAATAAAACCCAAGCTAGCTCATTGGTTTAGGCTAGGAGCAACTGGACGGCGAGGATAGGGAGGGGCTTGATACGCACGTGAGTTCGTTGCGCGGCTTCGTCAGAAGCTCCCTATTGAAAATATTAGCATGATGTGGCCATCTGAATTACGCGACAATAACTCTGCTTACTGGATCTTTGGGTCCGCCATGCTTGTGGTGTTTTGTGGTCTATCACGGTTTCGCGTAAACCTGGTCGAAGTAAAATGCGGGAGCGGCGTCGCAACTGATGTCTGGAGCTAATAGTTCGCAGCGCCAATAATTAGCCCAAGGTACTGTACTGCCCACACCAAAACACATTGCACGATAAGATAACGAGAAATGCGACATTGCAAAGACCTTTCACAGTTCAAATAACAGTGTCAACTGTCAAGACTTTGACAGCAGCCAATTACCCCGGCGATGTGGGGCCGAGAAAAATCCCGGCGACAACCGACAGCTCCTTCGTTGCAAGGCAAAGCTTGAGATAAGCAGACGTACCTAGCTGCACTACCTCATCGTTGCACATCATCAAAAAgtatattaaaaaaaaacacgagtGCGAAGCCATTGCGCATTTTTGAGGCGACACATGGCCTGAGGGGGTTCGATGCTAAGTTAGTCTGATCGACTACTGCCAACCAGCTTGCAATCCTCTCTACCCTTCACACGCCCCATCTAGATGTCGTCTCGCGTCCTTCTAGGCCGCGCCGCTTGGGCAGCACCATCAGCTTCTCACGCATTCTCTCGTGTCGGCATCACGATGCCTTTGCGAGCAAAAATATTATCTGCGAAGCCAGAATACAGGGCGCAGGTATGCACGATTGTT
This DNA window, taken from Pyricularia oryzae 70-15 chromosome 6, whole genome shotgun sequence, encodes the following:
- a CDS encoding mannan endo-1,6-alpha-mannosidase DCW1; this translates as MILLKKAAAACLLLQQLPGAVSLNVNFNDPNSVKSAASTVAFGMMKYYTGNNTGDTPGNLPDPYFWWEAGAMFGTMVDYWLLTGDATYNPVTTQALLHQVGDNKDYMPVNQTRTLGNDDQGFWALAAMSAAESRYPDPPPGQPQWLALAQAVFNEYTARWDMKTCGGGLRWQIFQFNNGFNYKNSISNGAFFNLAARLARFTGNQTYAEWANKIWDWERSTNLMTEKFEIYDGAVADGGQDCKKPDMVQWTYNAGIFMHGAAFMYNLTESPKWKERVSGLLDRTMISFVQNQVLVEPGCEFVGTCNNDQRSFKGYLTRWLGGTSQLAPFTFNTIQPILRNNAEAAAVACSGSPAAGFSGKPGTACGFRYKAGKDFDGMVGVGEQMNALNALMYTLIRNNTKEVVPVTSDTGGTSKGDPTAGIIKAPEIGVFQPITTAGRVAAGFLTTGTILSLVGACIFVVT
- a CDS encoding dihydroxyacetone kinase, translated to MSARHFVNDPTHLVNTALHAITITNPSVACDAENKIIYVRPDSRRPRQPVAIISGGGSGHEPSFGGMVGRGLLSAAVAGTIFASPSTEQVRTAITSRVEVGDRADGGGVLITVMNYTGDILNFGVAAEKARAAGINVEMVVIGDDVGVGRAKGGKVGRRGIAGTVLVDKIAGALAARGANLSEVTHVARLVASNVASIGASLEHVHVPGRKAADQEDTLAEGEVEIGMGIHNEPGSGREKDLELPALVERMLAQLLDQKDADRAYTQVGSGDKFVLLVNNLGGVSVLEMGGITAEVAKQLGTTWAIKPVRVLAGTFMTSLNGLGFSISLLKVVDTGSSATMVQLLDDPCEATGWSAPIATETWDSPPTATKEGNLKEERDLKPTGLRLDAAVAQNAITAALENVIAVEPEVTKYDTVVGDGDCGIGLRRGAEAVLKHLASNPLSGDAAVDVASIVPVVENHMDGTSGALYSIFLNAMLRSLRDNAPSSGESTASPELWAKVLKESCKALGNYSQAQVGDRTLIDALHPFVNTLAETGNVGTAASAAQKGAESTKGMKPSFGRSTYVGGTGFEQVPDAGAWGLAAFFNGLARQS
- a CDS encoding small nuclear ribonucleoprotein Sm D2, which encodes MADPKIQELLTKPRNELTEYEIAQLEEHEFSAGPLSILQTAVRSHTQVLISIRNNRKLLARVKAFDRHCNMVLENVKEMWTETPRLASGKKGRPVNKDRFISKMFLRGDSVILVLLS